In a genomic window of Ignavibacteriota bacterium:
- a CDS encoding outer membrane lipoprotein-sorting protein produces the protein MLFAVILILNNENYAQKLTGLEIVENVYNRSVGEDMTADLTMTLTNSSGDSRVRKIKQFSKDFGKVEKKIMFFVTPADVKNTSFMNWSYDEEGKDDDQWIYLPALKKTKRISSDSKSDYFMGSDFTYDDLGDRQPKQDNHKLLREENVNGENCFVVESTPKDKDYMYSKTITWIIKDKWIGLKKEFYDEDGELLKTLNVDKYENINGFLIITNTAMNNKQNDHKTIMELKNVKINTGIDDGKFTERIMIKGM, from the coding sequence ATGCTTTTTGCAGTAATTTTAATTTTAAACAATGAAAATTATGCACAAAAATTAACCGGTTTAGAAATAGTTGAAAATGTTTATAACAGATCTGTTGGTGAAGATATGACAGCAGATTTAACAATGACATTAACAAATTCATCCGGCGATAGCAGAGTGAGAAAGATCAAACAATTTTCTAAAGACTTTGGAAAAGTTGAAAAGAAGATTATGTTTTTCGTAACACCGGCGGATGTAAAAAATACTTCATTTATGAATTGGAGTTATGATGAAGAAGGAAAGGATGACGATCAATGGATTTACTTACCGGCATTGAAGAAAACCAAACGAATTTCAAGTGATAGCAAAAGTGATTACTTCATGGGTTCTGATTTTACTTATGATGATCTTGGCGATCGTCAGCCGAAACAAGATAATCACAAATTATTGCGAGAAGAAAATGTAAATGGTGAAAATTGTTTCGTTGTTGAAAGTACACCAAAAGATAAAGATTATATGTATTCCAAAACAATTACTTGGATTATTAAAGACAAATGGATTGGATTGAAAAAAGAGTTTTATGATGAGGATGGTGAATTATTAAAAACATTAAATGTTGATAAATACGAAAACATAAACGGATTTTTAATTATTACAAACACAGCAATGAATAATAAACAAAATGATCACAAAACAATTATGGAATTGAAAAACGTTAAAATCAATACCGGCATTGATGATGGAAAGTTTACCGAAAGAATTATGATAAAAGGAATGTAA
- a CDS encoding MMPL family transporter, with translation MNKLLIKFLNFPYLILAVILIFSAVFFSKMIENSRMETDLDEYMPQDHPAFVYSDKAEEWFNIKDGIIVAVENKNGVYNKETLQIIKNLTKKFQKMPQIEKEDVTSLYTADNIVGTEDGMDVKAFFTKVPESENELLELQEKVKSNDMVYGRLVSEDETVSIIIAAINDDVFTQEFYEEILDVAKQAETENVKLHVAGRPIVEGTMALLGPADMKKMVPIVLIVIILVLYITMRSLRSTALTMLVVLFSTLWAFGLMALVNIPIYAVSTMIPVMLIAIGVADGIHLYSHLQLFVYKIPNATKKEAVSDMLIKMWKPVVMTSVTTAIGFISLLTSQVYPIKYFGIFTAFGVMVAMVFSLVLIPAGIMIFGLPKRKFKEKKQENNHFAFSLTEKIIKHKSVSIIATIIIVAVSIVGITKVWINSSFLDKFEKDSDIVLTDEFINEHFGGTSTINLILDSKEKDAFKNPNVLKLVSTMQNDVVKTQALVGNSFSLTDYIERMNKVMHADREEFNSIPDQKDLIAQYLLLYEMSGDPENLWKVVDYNYNKLNVNFQLKSDNSRAINSAISEIEKFKDDFKKLGIEMNYAGSGYKGLVFTDLILEGQIMSLIMSLFIVIILIAIMFKSINLGLIGSVPIIITAVLGFGIMGWMDIPLNTTTALLSSIAIGIGIDYAIHFLEQYKFYSQNNNKLLTAQNTMSHSGRAILFNAVVVIAGFLVLLFSVFPPNRELGALVSINMFISFIGTITIMMILLNMSNIYFKNKKEN, from the coding sequence ATGAACAAACTACTAATTAAATTTCTAAACTTTCCATATTTGATATTAGCGGTAATCTTAATTTTCTCCGCAGTATTTTTTTCTAAAATGATTGAAAACTCACGAATGGAAACCGATCTTGATGAATACATGCCGCAAGATCATCCGGCGTTTGTTTACAGCGATAAAGCCGAAGAATGGTTCAATATTAAAGACGGAATTATTGTTGCCGTTGAAAATAAAAATGGTGTTTACAATAAAGAAACTTTACAGATTATTAAAAATCTTACAAAGAAATTTCAAAAAATGCCGCAGATTGAAAAGGAAGATGTTACATCTCTCTACACTGCTGATAATATTGTTGGAACTGAAGACGGTATGGATGTAAAAGCTTTTTTCACAAAAGTTCCGGAGAGTGAAAATGAATTGCTCGAATTACAAGAAAAAGTAAAATCAAATGATATGGTTTACGGAAGATTGGTTTCGGAAGATGAAACTGTTTCCATAATTATTGCAGCAATTAATGATGATGTTTTCACACAAGAATTTTATGAAGAAATTCTTGATGTTGCAAAACAAGCAGAAACAGAAAATGTTAAACTTCATGTTGCCGGAAGACCAATAGTAGAAGGTACAATGGCGCTTCTCGGTCCAGCAGATATGAAGAAAATGGTCCCGATTGTTTTAATTGTAATTATTCTAGTTTTGTACATCACAATGCGAAGCCTAAGAAGCACGGCTTTAACAATGCTTGTAGTTTTGTTCAGCACACTTTGGGCTTTTGGTTTAATGGCGTTAGTCAATATTCCAATTTATGCGGTTTCCACCATGATTCCCGTTATGCTTATTGCAATTGGTGTTGCCGATGGAATTCATCTTTACAGCCATTTGCAGCTTTTTGTTTATAAAATTCCCAATGCAACAAAAAAAGAAGCTGTTTCCGATATGCTGATTAAAATGTGGAAACCGGTTGTAATGACATCAGTAACAACTGCAATTGGATTTATTTCATTGTTAACTTCACAAGTTTATCCAATAAAATATTTTGGAATTTTTACTGCTTTCGGAGTAATGGTTGCAATGGTATTCTCATTAGTTTTAATTCCAGCCGGCATCATGATTTTTGGTTTACCAAAAAGAAAGTTTAAAGAAAAAAAGCAAGAGAATAATCACTTTGCATTTTCTTTAACGGAAAAAATAATAAAACACAAAAGTGTATCAATTATTGCAACTATAATTATTGTTGCTGTTTCTATTGTTGGAATTACAAAAGTTTGGATTAACTCAAGCTTTCTCGATAAGTTTGAAAAGGATAGCGATATAGTTCTTACTGATGAATTTATCAACGAACATTTCGGCGGAACTTCAACAATAAATTTAATTCTTGATAGTAAAGAAAAAGACGCATTTAAAAATCCAAATGTATTAAAACTTGTTTCAACAATGCAGAATGATGTTGTTAAAACCCAAGCACTGGTTGGCAATTCTTTTTCTCTTACTGATTACATTGAAAGAATGAATAAAGTAATGCATGCCGATAGAGAAGAGTTTAATTCAATTCCCGATCAAAAAGATTTAATTGCTCAATACTTACTTTTATATGAAATGTCCGGCGATCCGGAAAATCTTTGGAAAGTTGTCGATTACAATTACAACAAACTTAATGTAAACTTCCAGCTAAAAAGTGATAATTCAAGAGCAATAAACTCTGCAATTTCTGAAATAGAAAAATTTAAAGACGATTTCAAAAAACTTGGAATTGAAATGAACTACGCCGGTTCCGGTTACAAAGGTTTGGTATTTACGGATTTAATTCTCGAAGGTCAAATAATGAGTTTAATAATGTCACTTTTCATTGTAATTATTTTAATCGCCATAATGTTTAAGAGCATAAATCTTGGATTGATCGGTTCCGTTCCAATAATCATAACAGCAGTTTTAGGCTTTGGAATAATGGGTTGGATGGATATTCCGTTAAACACAACTACAGCTTTACTTTCAAGTATTGCAATTGGAATTGGAATTGATTATGCAATTCACTTTTTAGAGCAGTATAAATTTTATTCGCAAAATAACAACAAACTTTTAACAGCACAAAATACAATGTCACATTCCGGAAGAGCAATTTTATTCAATGCTGTTGTGGTTATTGCGGGATTTCTTGTATTGCTTTTTTCAGTATTTCCTCCAAACAGAGAATTGGGTGCGTTGGTTTCAATAAATATGTTTATCAGTTTTATCGGTACAATAACAATTATGATGATTTTATTAAACATGTCAAACATTTACTTTAAAAATAAAAAGGAGAACTAA
- a CDS encoding TetR/AcrR family transcriptional regulator, with protein MIAKDKKYKLYAQTGEIILSKGINRFNISYLCKNTSISKKTFYKDFSSKQDFLAKFYLDLLHKSYFEIISTIQNNNTFFEKFENIAKIVQKRSVYFNVNILSVIEEKFPEVLVQINNFKQNRILPLFTLLIENAQKHNMINNFDPKTILNLFFSIISSHSIIDTKREISDTKTEFTEIFQILLKGVLTKKGKNFLNKC; from the coding sequence ATGATTGCAAAAGACAAAAAATATAAACTTTATGCACAAACCGGAGAAATCATTCTTTCCAAAGGGATAAATAGATTCAACATCTCATATTTGTGTAAAAATACAAGTATCAGTAAAAAGACATTTTATAAAGATTTCTCATCAAAGCAAGATTTTTTAGCAAAATTTTATTTGGATTTACTTCATAAATCATATTTTGAAATTATAAGTACAATTCAAAATAATAATACATTTTTTGAGAAATTTGAAAATATTGCAAAAATTGTTCAAAAACGATCTGTTTACTTCAACGTAAATATTTTATCAGTTATTGAAGAAAAATTTCCCGAGGTTTTAGTTCAAATAAATAATTTTAAACAAAATAGAATTTTACCGCTTTTTACATTATTGATCGAAAATGCACAAAAGCATAATATGATAAATAATTTTGATCCAAAAACTATTTTGAATTTATTCTTCTCAATTATTTCATCACATTCAATAATTGATACTAAAAGAGAAATTAGCGATACAAAAACTGAATTTACTGAAATTTTCCAAATTCTGTTAAAGGGTGTATTAACAAAAAAGGGCAAAAATTTTTTAAACAAATGTTAG
- a CDS encoding TetR/AcrR family transcriptional regulator, which yields MAKFTTEERQKTIIDEALNIIHEGGYESLSIRELASRVKISEPAIYRHFLNKEDIVLGILSRISNFDQKLIESVNKKNNPKDKLNEFILFHFNFLDKNKAMTSVIFSEEMFTQSKILKEKLMQIMGLRLKIIVEIINEIKSNQKVKDIDAAELAKIIMGFIRICVLEWKLSNFSFSLKDKGENITKTFEKLIF from the coding sequence ATGGCAAAATTTACAACCGAAGAAAGACAAAAAACAATTATTGATGAAGCATTAAATATAATTCACGAAGGCGGATATGAATCATTATCCATTAGAGAATTGGCTTCGCGTGTAAAAATAAGTGAACCGGCAATTTATCGTCACTTCTTAAATAAAGAAGATATTGTGTTGGGAATTCTTTCAAGAATCAGCAATTTTGATCAAAAATTAATTGAAAGTGTTAATAAGAAAAATAATCCCAAAGATAAATTGAACGAATTTATTCTATTTCATTTTAATTTTCTCGATAAAAACAAAGCTATGACTTCTGTGATTTTTTCGGAAGAAATGTTTACGCAAAGTAAAATTTTGAAGGAAAAATTAATGCAGATAATGGGTTTAAGATTAAAAATAATTGTTGAAATAATTAATGAAATTAAAAGTAATCAAAAAGTAAAAGATATTGATGCGGCAGAACTTGCCAAAATTATTATGGGATTTATAAGAATATGCGTGCTTGAGTGGAAGCTGAGTAATTTCAGTTTTTCACTTAAAGATAAAGGCGAAAACATAACAAAAACTTTTGAAAAGTTGATTTTTTAA